Genomic segment of Gemmatimonadota bacterium:
TTGCCCGCTACCTGGCCTATTTCCTGCCGCTGGGCGATGCCGGCATCCGCGGGGCCGCCATCGCCGCCATCCTCGCGTTGTCCGGCATCAACTACCTGGGCGTGAAGCAGGGCAGCACGCTCCAGGCGGCGTTCACGGCCGGGAAGCTGGCGGCCATTGCCGTGATCGTGGTGCTCGCCTTCGTGCTCGGCTCGGCGCTACCCGCCCACTTCGTGACGGGCGACGCCGCGGCCGCAGCCGCCGGGAGCGCGGTTGCCGCCGGCGTGCCGGGGGGCGCCGGTGCCGGGGCATTCCTCAACGCCGTCGTTGCCGGGCTCTTTGCCTTTGGCGGCTGGCACATGGTGACGTATTGCGCCGGGGAGACGGTGGACGCCCGGCGGACCATCCCCCGCGCGCTGCTTCTGGGCACGCTGATCGTGACCATATGCTACCTCGCCCTCAATGCCGCGTACCTGTACGTGCTGCCGCTGGAGGCGGTCGCTTCTTCGACGAGGGTGGCGGCCGAGGCGGCCGAGGCGTTGGTGGGCAGGCCGGGCGGCGCCGCGATTTCCGGGCTGGTGGTCTTCTCGACCTTCGGCGCCCTGAGCGGAATCATCCTGGCCGGCCCCCGCGTTTACTACTCGATGGCGCAGGACGGCCTGATCTTCCGCTGGCTGGGCGAGACGCACCCGCGCTTCCGTACGCCGCACCGCGCCATCCTGCTTCAGGCCGCCTGGGCTTCCGTGCTGGTGGCCACGGGCACCTACCGCGCGCTCTTCACCCGCGTGGTCTACACCGAGTGGATCTTCTTCGCGCTAATGACCGCGGGGATCTTCCTGCTGCGCCGCCGCAGCGGCTACTCGCCTGCGACTCGCATGTGGGGGCACCCCTTCACGGCGCTGCTCTTTGTGGCGGCATCGTCGGTGATCGTGCTCAACCAGCTCGTTTCCGATCCGCGGGAGAGCGCCGCAGGGCTGTTGCTCGTGCTGGTGGGCGCGCCCGTCTACGCCTGGTGGACGCGGGTGCGGCGCTGACCTTTTCCAATCTGGCGGGGGCGCGCGGGGCCGCCATCCGGCGCACCGGCCTCGCTCGAAAGGGGATGCCCCATCCAGGAGGCGAGGCATGACGGTCATCGACTTCCACAACCACTACTATCCGCCGGCGTACCTGGAGGCGCTGCGCGCGGGGCCGACGAACCTGCGCGTCGCGGAGGACGATCAGGGCAACCCGGTGCTGCACTACCCCGGAGACTACAACATCGTGGTGCCGGGACACCGCGACATCGCTTTCCGGGAGGCGGTGCTGGCAGAGCAGGGGATCGATCGGCAGGTGCTGAGCTTCACGTCACCGGGCACGCACTTCGAGCCGCCCGCCCGTGCCCTCGAGCTGGCGTGCCTGGTGAATGACGCGTTGGCAGAAGTGGTCGCGACGCGCGGCGCCCGATTCACCGCGCTGGGCACGCTGCCGCTGAATGATCCCGCTGCATCGGTGGCCGAGCTCGAGCGCGTGGTGCGCGAGCTGGGACTGCCCGGCGTCATGCTCTTCAGCAACGTGAACGGCGTGGCGCTCAGCGACGAGCGCTTCTGGCCGTTGTACGAGCGCGCGGAGGAGCTGGAAGCCGTACTCTACATCCACCCCATCCACCCTGTGGGCGTCGAGGCCATGACCGAGTACTGGCTCATGCCCCTCGTCGGCTTCCTCTTCGATACCACGCTCGCCGCCGCCAACCTGGTCTTCAGCGGCGTGGCCGGGCGCTTTCCGCGCATCCGCTGGGTGCTGGCCCACCTGGGCGGCGCAGTGCCCTACCTGGCCGAGCGGCTGGACCGTGGGTTCCACGCGTTTTGCGAATGCCGTGCCCACATCGACCGTCCGCCCAGCGAGTACCTGCGACGCTTCTATTACGACACTGTGAACTTCGACGCGAGCGCGCTGCGGCTGGCCCTCGAGTTCGCCGGGCCCGACCACCTGCTGGCCGGGAGCGACTACCCGCACCAGATCGGCAGTCTCGAGCGCATGCTGGGCAGCATTGCCGGGCTGGGGATCCCGCCCGTGCAGCAAGCGGCCATCCTGGGGGGAAATGCCAGGCAGCT
This window contains:
- a CDS encoding amino acid permease encodes the protein MTLERHELTASVVPTAPELARAIRLPHATAMVVGTIIGASIFVQPSEITGQVPSIPLIFLVWLVCGLLTLFGALATAELASAFPRTGGVYAFLKETYSPILGFLWGWAMFWSMHSGIIAAVGVVFARYLAYFLPLGDAGIRGAAIAAILALSGINYLGVKQGSTLQAAFTAGKLAAIAVIVVLAFVLGSALPAHFVTGDAAAAAAGSAVAAGVPGGAGAGAFLNAVVAGLFAFGGWHMVTYCAGETVDARRTIPRALLLGTLIVTICYLALNAAYLYVLPLEAVASSTRVAAEAAEALVGRPGGAAISGLVVFSTFGALSGIILAGPRVYYSMAQDGLIFRWLGETHPRFRTPHRAILLQAAWASVLVATGTYRALFTRVVYTEWIFFALMTAGIFLLRRRSGYSPATRMWGHPFTALLFVAASSVIVLNQLVSDPRESAAGLLLVLVGAPVYAWWTRVRR
- a CDS encoding amidohydrolase; this encodes MTVIDFHNHYYPPAYLEALRAGPTNLRVAEDDQGNPVLHYPGDYNIVVPGHRDIAFREAVLAEQGIDRQVLSFTSPGTHFEPPARALELACLVNDALAEVVATRGARFTALGTLPLNDPAASVAELERVVRELGLPGVMLFSNVNGVALSDERFWPLYERAEELEAVLYIHPIHPVGVEAMTEYWLMPLVGFLFDTTLAAANLVFSGVAGRFPRIRWVLAHLGGAVPYLAERLDRGFHAFCECRAHIDRPPSEYLRRFYYDTVNFDASALRLALEFAGPDHLLAGSDYPHQIGSLERMLGSIAGLGIPPVQQAAILGGNARQLLRLW